From a single Beijerinckia sp. 28-YEA-48 genomic region:
- a CDS encoding ABC transporter substrate-binding protein has protein sequence MLSRAIVVGISALISISSLSFALADNKPVAIRLGNTTTSGEDQIWLMKARPDLTPGQGKAYTLETFPFRGGDLRLRAFQAGQVDGLVSTGTGAVTAATKGVPLVIVAALSEEDNDHYSSPYVVLNNSPIKTAKDLKGKTIGLNGLREAFELGARMALLDAGLDPDRDVNWVVMPPATMGEALRGGKVAMVSMSQPFFAAEQARGDVRILFTAATAFGFKDEFLLSFNPDFVKRNKEAMRAFVADFIAATQYYSKNMLEARKAISQAKLIEMDPAVYLPMVALKRKEDGKPSRDYLIALQKALLRVGYIDKTIDIDTILDTSMFPQ, from the coding sequence ATGCTTTCAAGAGCGATCGTCGTTGGCATATCAGCCTTAATTTCAATTAGTTCACTATCTTTTGCGCTGGCGGACAACAAGCCAGTCGCCATTCGCCTCGGCAACACCACGACCTCCGGCGAGGACCAAATTTGGCTGATGAAAGCCCGCCCGGATCTGACACCTGGCCAAGGCAAAGCCTATACTTTGGAGACATTCCCCTTTCGCGGCGGCGACCTGCGCCTGCGCGCTTTCCAGGCCGGCCAAGTGGACGGTCTCGTCTCGACCGGCACTGGCGCAGTCACCGCCGCCACCAAGGGCGTACCGCTGGTGATCGTCGCCGCTCTCTCGGAAGAAGACAACGACCACTACTCGTCGCCCTATGTCGTCTTGAACAACTCGCCGATCAAAACAGCGAAGGATCTGAAGGGTAAAACCATCGGCCTCAATGGCCTGCGCGAAGCCTTTGAACTCGGCGCCCGCATGGCTTTGCTTGATGCCGGGCTCGATCCCGATCGGGACGTCAATTGGGTTGTCATGCCGCCGGCCACCATGGGCGAAGCCCTGCGCGGCGGTAAAGTCGCAATGGTCAGCATGTCACAGCCGTTCTTCGCTGCCGAACAAGCGCGCGGCGATGTGCGCATCCTCTTTACCGCCGCGACCGCCTTCGGCTTCAAGGACGAGTTCCTGCTCTCGTTCAACCCCGACTTCGTCAAACGCAATAAGGAAGCGATGCGGGCCTTCGTGGCCGATTTCATCGCCGCCACTCAATATTATTCCAAGAATATGCTCGAAGCACGAAAGGCAATCTCGCAGGCCAAGCTCATCGAGATGGATCCAGCCGTCTACTTGCCGATGGTAGCCCTCAAGCGGAAAGAAGACGGCAAGCCCTCGCGCGACTATCTCATCGCCCTCCAAAAGGCGCTGCTGCGCGTCGGCTATATCGACAAGACGATCGATATCGACACGATCCTCGACACCTCGATGTTCCCGCAGTGA
- a CDS encoding class II aldolase/adducin family protein produces MSRVSDTLSRLATAMRILAADGHDDIILGHMSFRDPQGRGLWLKKAMRGIDEVWDEQDFVLIDWDGHVLDNIGPCHSEWPIHTEIMKARPDIHFVGHTHARHAVIFSAANEDLKALNHEGANLVGQVARFDKTAGLINTVALGTELAECLADRPVVLMKNHGITFVGETIEETTLNGLFLERACRMQVMMASTGWNWTAPDGTGHDRKMATSVEAARKYQAAFFGHFERRLQRSEANDASRP; encoded by the coding sequence ATGAGCCGCGTTTCTGATACCCTGTCGCGGCTGGCGACAGCCATGCGCATTCTCGCCGCCGATGGACATGACGATATCATCCTCGGGCATATGTCATTTCGCGATCCGCAGGGGCGCGGCCTTTGGCTTAAGAAAGCGATGCGCGGCATCGACGAGGTTTGGGACGAGCAGGACTTTGTCCTGATCGACTGGGACGGCCATGTCCTCGACAATATCGGCCCGTGCCATTCCGAATGGCCGATTCATACAGAGATCATGAAAGCGCGGCCGGACATCCATTTCGTCGGGCACACCCATGCGCGCCATGCGGTCATCTTCTCTGCTGCGAACGAAGACTTGAAAGCGCTCAATCACGAAGGCGCCAATCTCGTTGGTCAAGTCGCCCGCTTCGACAAAACGGCTGGCCTGATCAACACGGTGGCTCTCGGCACTGAACTAGCCGAATGCCTGGCCGATCGCCCCGTCGTTCTGATGAAAAACCATGGCATCACCTTCGTCGGCGAAACGATCGAGGAAACGACCCTGAACGGCCTATTCCTCGAGCGCGCCTGCCGCATGCAGGTGATGATGGCTTCGACTGGGTGGAATTGGACAGCTCCCGACGGCACCGGCCATGACCGCAAGATGGCGACAAGCGTGGAGGCCGCTCGTAAATACCAGGCGGCTTTCTTCGGCCATTTCGAGCGCCGGCTGCAACGCTCCGAAGCGAATGACGCCAGTCGGCCATGA
- a CDS encoding ABC transporter permease, whose translation MADTALSLPAPRPTRFIAWLDPVVRLYPIAIVLALWEIVAHSGTISPLLLPPVEKVAYEFWRFAASGDLAFHGLITLQRALIGFLSAVAVGVLIGTALARVKTFNRIVEPIFTFGYPIPKIALYPVFIFIFGFGDASKIVLIFLECLYPITIQTMHGMRSAEKVLVWAARNYGASSMRIFWRVLVPSAAPSIFAGIRIALPISMIVTIITELIGESRGLGYVISFASASFEPARAMAAFVAIAAIGFTLDRSLNWLRGRVIHWQGSTYSLT comes from the coding sequence ATGGCTGATACAGCTCTCAGCTTGCCGGCGCCCCGCCCGACACGCTTCATCGCTTGGCTGGATCCGGTGGTGCGGCTCTATCCGATCGCTATCGTTCTGGCGCTCTGGGAGATCGTCGCCCATTCCGGCACCATATCGCCGCTGCTCCTGCCGCCAGTCGAAAAGGTCGCGTATGAATTCTGGCGGTTTGCCGCCAGTGGCGATCTTGCCTTCCACGGCTTAATCACTCTGCAACGTGCGCTGATCGGATTTTTGTCGGCCGTCGCAGTCGGCGTGCTGATCGGGACGGCGCTCGCCCGCGTCAAGACTTTCAACCGGATCGTCGAGCCGATCTTCACCTTCGGCTATCCGATCCCCAAAATCGCGCTCTATCCGGTTTTCATCTTCATTTTCGGCTTTGGCGATGCCTCGAAGATCGTACTGATTTTCCTGGAGTGCCTTTATCCAATCACCATCCAAACCATGCACGGCATGCGCAGCGCCGAGAAGGTACTCGTCTGGGCCGCCCGAAATTATGGAGCTTCTAGCATGCGCATCTTTTGGCGCGTTCTGGTCCCCTCGGCGGCTCCGTCGATTTTCGCTGGCATTCGCATCGCTTTGCCGATCTCGATGATCGTCACCATCATCACCGAACTCATCGGCGAGAGCCGCGGCCTCGGCTATGTCATCTCCTTCGCCTCGGCTTCTTTCGAGCCGGCGCGCGCCATGGCCGCCTTTGTCGCCATCGCCGCCATAGGCTTCACGCTGGATCGTTCGCTCAACTGGCTGCGCGGGCGCGTCATCCATTGGCAGGGCAGCACCTACTCGCTCACCTGA
- a CDS encoding ABC transporter permease, translating to MAMAVEEAMPETLAQRQNLPGVGWLLPIAVLVVWELAGQNGLLPRYLIAPSAIVKTWSEMAISGELWQHVRSSMFRQSVSLLCGATCGTIIGVLAGTFGPIGRFYEPLISLIYPVPKVAILPIIFAWFGLGDLSKIVVMTVSIFFPTYIAAYHGARSVNKVHLWTALNAGAGRAKIIRSVVIPSALPDIFNGLRIALALSFVLMVTTELVVSNSGLGYVVARAEENMRFDRMYAAILTIALIGFCADRLLLAIRKRLLVGQLLGKDQGHG from the coding sequence ATGGCCATGGCTGTCGAAGAAGCAATGCCGGAAACGCTCGCCCAGCGGCAAAACCTGCCCGGTGTCGGCTGGCTGCTGCCGATCGCTGTTCTGGTCGTCTGGGAACTGGCGGGCCAGAACGGTCTTCTGCCGCGCTATCTCATCGCTCCATCGGCCATCGTCAAGACATGGTCGGAGATGGCGATCTCGGGAGAGCTCTGGCAGCACGTCCGCTCGAGCATGTTTCGACAATCCGTGAGCCTGCTGTGCGGCGCCACCTGCGGTACGATCATCGGCGTCCTTGCCGGCACGTTTGGCCCGATCGGGCGCTTCTATGAACCACTCATTTCGCTGATTTACCCGGTGCCGAAGGTCGCGATCCTGCCGATCATCTTCGCCTGGTTCGGCCTTGGCGACCTGTCGAAGATCGTGGTGATGACCGTCTCGATCTTCTTTCCGACCTATATCGCCGCCTATCATGGTGCACGGTCGGTGAATAAAGTGCATCTGTGGACGGCACTCAACGCCGGTGCTGGTCGCGCCAAGATTATTCGCAGCGTCGTCATTCCCAGCGCCCTACCCGATATTTTCAACGGCCTGCGCATCGCTCTTGCTCTTTCCTTCGTCCTGATGGTGACGACCGAACTCGTCGTCTCCAATAGCGGCCTTGGCTATGTGGTTGCCCGTGCCGAAGAAAACATGCGGTTCGATCGCATGTATGCGGCAATCCTAACCATCGCTCTCATCGGCTTCTGCGCCGACCGACTGCTCCTGGCCATACGCAAGCGCCTGCTCGTCGGCCAATTGCTCGGAAAGGACCAAGGCCATGGCTGA
- a CDS encoding Rieske 2Fe-2S domain-containing protein, giving the protein MARTQQGTSLSYNGYYRNQTAEPDLYLCGVLRGTPGGEYHRRFWQPVCYERELTDVPLKVRALGEDLVVFKDLSGRIGCLHLQCCHRNSSLEYGMLTKAGIMCCYHGRVFDVSGRVVDMPGEPQAERFKNEVSQGGYPVHVFGGLVFIYMGPPERIPVFPMLDRFQIPGLRLVPGERLPLDCNWLQIKENSVDPHHTNILHVIPQMRGMAHFAEEFAAYPELTWAETPAGVIYLGVRKVGSNIWVRSAETFGPTIHQISSIFESGQTPKRASRPFLTFWTLPVDNEHSLNFFISHVGDDEDMPFEQRRSLEMLGQYEDRPYHDRQLIPGDHDAQVSQGPINVHRMEHLGTQDRGIVMYRRFIRRGIQTVEKGEDPKAFFLAQADVPPTFANDRVTPISELSIDVNDPAALRSFGDQTAKDYFAHPPMRYLLDETEFLKERATP; this is encoded by the coding sequence ATGGCACGCACGCAACAAGGGACTTCTCTTTCCTACAACGGCTACTATCGCAATCAGACGGCCGAGCCGGATCTCTATCTGTGCGGGGTCCTACGCGGTACACCTGGTGGTGAATATCATCGCCGCTTCTGGCAGCCCGTCTGCTACGAGCGCGAATTGACCGATGTCCCCCTAAAGGTGCGCGCCCTAGGTGAGGATCTGGTTGTCTTTAAAGATCTCAGTGGACGGATCGGTTGCCTGCATCTGCAGTGCTGCCACCGCAATTCCTCACTGGAATATGGCATGCTGACCAAGGCCGGCATCATGTGCTGCTATCATGGCCGCGTTTTCGACGTTAGCGGCCGTGTCGTCGATATGCCAGGCGAGCCACAGGCCGAGCGGTTCAAAAATGAAGTCTCGCAGGGCGGCTATCCGGTGCATGTTTTCGGCGGCCTCGTCTTCATCTATATGGGACCGCCAGAGCGTATTCCCGTTTTCCCGATGCTGGACCGCTTCCAGATTCCCGGACTGCGTCTGGTTCCGGGCGAGCGCCTACCGCTTGACTGCAATTGGCTGCAGATCAAGGAGAATTCGGTCGATCCGCATCACACCAATATCCTGCATGTCATTCCTCAGATGCGCGGCATGGCGCATTTCGCCGAGGAATTCGCCGCTTATCCAGAGTTGACCTGGGCGGAGACGCCCGCGGGCGTCATCTATCTTGGCGTGCGCAAGGTCGGATCGAACATCTGGGTGCGTTCAGCCGAAACGTTTGGCCCGACGATCCATCAGATCAGCTCCATCTTTGAAAGCGGCCAGACGCCAAAGCGCGCCAGTCGGCCTTTCCTGACCTTCTGGACCCTGCCTGTCGACAACGAACACAGCCTGAATTTCTTTATCAGCCATGTCGGCGACGACGAGGACATGCCGTTCGAGCAGCGCCGCAGCCTCGAAATGCTCGGTCAATACGAAGATCGCCCCTATCATGATCGGCAGCTCATTCCCGGTGACCACGACGCGCAGGTCAGCCAGGGACCGATCAACGTGCATCGCATGGAACATCTGGGCACGCAGGATCGCGGCATCGTCATGTACCGCCGTTTCATCCGCCGAGGCATTCAGACCGTCGAGAAAGGAGAGGATCCGAAGGCCTTCTTCCTCGCTCAGGCGGATGTTCCGCCAACCTTCGCCAACGATCGTGTAACGCCGATTTCGGAACTGTCGATCGACGTCAACGATCCCGCCGCCCTGCGCAGCTTCGGCGACCAGACCGCCAAGGACTATTTCGCCCATCCGCCCATGCGTTATCTGCTCGATGAGACCGAATTCCTTAAGGAGCGAGCCACCCCATGA
- a CDS encoding MarR family transcriptional regulator, which translates to MASKPQDEPKKEFLGSYLPYLLNRVAREMLKGVDEKFAQHGLTVSKWRILAVLSDQGTRRFGELADLTSIEPATLSRFVSALQKEGLIRRRRSTTDARAVRIALTEHGEAVFNATLPWAGEAENRLAQGLSTTELEQLKRMLIHIYGNIHEHELTDLELNLAIETSE; encoded by the coding sequence ATGGCTTCCAAGCCGCAGGATGAACCGAAGAAAGAGTTCCTGGGATCGTATCTTCCCTATCTGCTCAATCGAGTGGCGCGGGAGATGCTGAAAGGTGTCGACGAGAAATTCGCGCAACACGGGCTGACGGTCTCGAAATGGCGCATTCTCGCCGTCCTTTCGGACCAGGGCACACGCCGCTTCGGCGAACTGGCCGACTTGACCAGTATCGAGCCAGCCACCCTGTCGCGCTTCGTCTCCGCTTTGCAAAAGGAAGGCCTGATCCGCCGGCGTCGTTCGACGACCGACGCTCGCGCCGTCCGGATCGCTCTGACCGAACACGGCGAGGCCGTTTTCAACGCCACCCTGCCTTGGGCCGGCGAAGCCGAAAATCGGTTGGCGCAAGGTCTATCCACGACCGAACTGGAGCAGCTCAAGCGCATGCTGATCCACATCTACGGCAACATCCACGAACACGAATTGACCGATCTCGAACTGAACCTCGCGATCGAAACATCTGAATAA
- a CDS encoding ABC transporter ATP-binding protein yields MVEAAQILPPVEIAPPPAGAQSELLRVEGLTKIFSRNGKRVIALDKFNLSVGNGEFVAIVGPSGCGKSTFLHMLGGFEAVDGGTMTLSGARVSGPGPDRGMLFQEYALYPWRTVYDNVVWPLEVQKVDSKKKAEIADKFINMVGLSQFKAHYPNELSGGMKQRVALARLLALDPKIFLMDEPFGALDAQNRELLQEELERIWDASRKTVLFVTHDIDEAIYLADRVIVFTARPGRIKADIRIKLERPRAMEIKKSAAYTQYRNQIWDLLREEVLRAREEYA; encoded by the coding sequence ATGGTCGAAGCCGCGCAGATATTGCCGCCCGTTGAAATCGCCCCACCGCCCGCCGGGGCACAAAGCGAATTGTTACGTGTCGAGGGGCTGACCAAGATCTTCAGCCGCAACGGCAAGAGGGTCATCGCCCTCGATAAGTTCAATCTCTCCGTCGGCAATGGCGAATTCGTCGCCATCGTCGGCCCGTCTGGCTGCGGCAAAAGCACGTTCCTCCACATGCTCGGTGGTTTCGAAGCGGTCGACGGCGGTACGATGACCCTGAGCGGCGCGCGTGTTTCTGGTCCCGGTCCTGATCGCGGCATGCTGTTTCAGGAATATGCGCTTTATCCGTGGCGCACCGTCTACGACAATGTCGTCTGGCCGCTGGAAGTACAGAAGGTCGACAGCAAGAAAAAAGCCGAGATCGCCGATAAATTCATCAATATGGTCGGCCTGTCTCAGTTCAAAGCCCATTATCCCAACGAACTATCGGGCGGTATGAAGCAGCGCGTCGCCCTCGCCCGCCTGCTGGCGCTCGATCCCAAGATTTTCCTGATGGACGAGCCGTTCGGTGCGCTCGACGCACAGAATCGCGAGCTGCTGCAGGAAGAGCTGGAACGCATCTGGGACGCTTCGCGCAAAACCGTCCTCTTCGTCACCCATGATATTGATGAGGCCATCTATCTCGCCGACCGCGTCATTGTCTTCACCGCTCGCCCCGGCCGTATCAAGGCCGATATCCGCATCAAGCTTGAACGGCCGCGCGCGATGGAGATCAAGAAATCCGCCGCTTACACGCAATACCGCAACCAGATCTGGGACCTCCTGCGCGAAGAAGTGTTGCGCGCGCGCGAGGAGTATGCGTGA
- a CDS encoding ABC transporter substrate-binding protein, with product MSRTFIQIVCAAVALLSAQAPVLAQQPVEIRMGVGTASEEQAWLMQARPDLTPNQGKVYTYNMNMFRSGGDRMAAFQAGQLDAVTSSTTGVLFAASKGVSLVVPVSMARESTQTFSTSYLALKDSDVSTSNLKGKTIGINGYRSSIELYARIAVEKGGLNPDRDVRWLIVPLPQMEEALRQKKIDLGVFPTTFAFVALRSGEFKRAFDSAGISGLEEEFDIAFNRDFVKKHPQVMQAWVSDFIAVTKYFLEQPEAARKSLLASKIVQVEPSIYLAMTRKDDLLRSVDVRPDRKMFERLQDELLRAKFQEQKVDIGTIINDSFLPQSR from the coding sequence ATGTCACGCACATTCATTCAGATCGTATGCGCAGCCGTTGCGCTATTGTCCGCCCAGGCGCCGGTGCTCGCCCAGCAACCTGTCGAAATCCGTATGGGCGTCGGCACCGCCTCGGAGGAGCAGGCCTGGCTGATGCAGGCACGCCCCGATCTCACGCCCAATCAGGGCAAGGTCTATACCTATAATATGAATATGTTTCGCTCGGGCGGTGACCGTATGGCTGCCTTCCAGGCGGGCCAGCTTGATGCCGTCACATCGAGCACGACCGGCGTTCTCTTTGCGGCCTCGAAGGGCGTGTCCCTGGTCGTCCCCGTCAGCATGGCCAGGGAGAGCACGCAGACTTTCTCAACGTCCTACCTCGCCCTGAAGGATTCGGATGTCTCGACCTCCAACCTGAAGGGCAAAACGATCGGCATCAACGGCTATCGCTCGAGCATCGAGCTCTATGCGCGCATCGCTGTCGAGAAAGGCGGGCTCAATCCCGATCGCGACGTGCGCTGGCTGATCGTCCCTTTGCCGCAGATGGAAGAAGCGCTGCGCCAGAAGAAGATCGATCTCGGCGTATTTCCCACGACGTTCGCTTTCGTCGCCCTGCGTTCCGGCGAGTTCAAGCGCGCTTTCGACTCGGCCGGGATTAGCGGACTTGAGGAAGAGTTCGACATCGCCTTCAACCGCGACTTCGTCAAGAAGCACCCGCAAGTGATGCAGGCCTGGGTTTCCGACTTCATCGCCGTGACCAAATATTTCCTCGAACAGCCGGAGGCAGCGCGCAAGAGCCTGCTTGCCTCCAAGATCGTTCAGGTCGAGCCGTCCATCTATCTCGCCATGACACGCAAGGACGATCTCCTGCGCTCGGTCGACGTACGACCGGACCGCAAAATGTTCGAGCGCCTGCAAGACGAACTGCTGCGCGCCAAGTTTCAGGAGCAAAAGGTTGATATCGGCACGATCATCAATGACAGTTTCCTCCCGCAATCACGTTAG